CTGAAAGAGCAGGGTCATAGAGTTCTAATTTATTCACAGTTCCAGCACATGTTGGACTTGCTGGAGGACTATTTAAGTTACAGGGTACTTATCTTCCCATTGTGACTATGTTAGCTTCACGGGTTAATGTATCTCATCCACTGTTCTATGAACTATACATGTTTCAGAAATGGAGCTATGAACGCATTGATGGCAAGATAAGTGGTGCTGAAAGGCAGATACGGATAGATCGCTTCAATGCTAAGAATTCGACTAGGTTTTGCTTTCTTCTTTCTACCAGAGCTGGTGGTCTGGGAATAAATTTGGCAACTGCAGATACTGTAATCATCTATGACAGGTGAAACAATCTCTTTGTTTAGACAAAAACAGTTAATATAATGGGTTTGCTTTAATTTCTCACCTATGTATGTACAGTGATTGGAACCCACATGCGGATTTGCAAGCTATGGCAAGAGCTCATCGCTTAGGACAGACTAGCAAGGTATTTTACCTTACAATGTTATATTGTATCGAAAAGCAGATTTTCAATGAGTTTTGTGGTGATTTTTATGTATAATTTTCCTCTGTTTTTCTTTTAGGTGATGATATACCGGCTTGTTAGCCGAGGTACAATTGAGGAGCGAATGATGCAGCTTACAAAGAAAAAGATTTTATTGGAGCACTTAGTTCTTGGTCGACTCACAAAAGCTAATAATGTCAATCAGGTGTGGTGACTGCGTTTTAATGGTGAATTTTGTAAACCATCAATTTGGGCTGATCTTTTATGGCTTAAGCTATTTGTGAATTCATTTATGAGTTAAAGGTCGAGTAGTTACATGCTACCTTTTATTACTGGGATGGCATGGAATGAATGTAGCATCTGTTAGTATCATGTCCCTTTCTTTGTGTTACATTTTACAAGGCTTAAAACCTTACACATGTTGCCAGAGTTGGTGACTATTGAGTCTTATCTGTAAATTTAATTGTTTCTCTTGATGTCGATAGCAGTTTATGGTTGTATGAGATTCCTTGGGTTTGTTAGCATGAATGTGGTATATAGGTTTAGCTCTGCTGGTGTGTTATGCACTTATGATTCAGACCTGTTTTGGAGCTGTGATGTGATATGCAATGTTAGTTGTTAAGGTCCCATTTGTTTGTTTCATATTCATAATCTATGTGGGTGCATTAGTTAAGATCAGGCTGGGTGATCTGGTGGGCGTTGGTACATGCATGGCTGAATAAGGGTTTGATGACCAAGGGTAAGGCATCCCACACTCTACTCTTGGATGGCCAACTGGGTAGTGTTAGTTATCATGGAAACAAGGTTGACAACCTCTTTAAGGCTTGTCTTCAAGAACTAAACATAAAAAGAATGCCATGAAGATGGAACCCAGGATCTCAGGACCTATTTCTCGTAAATTTCCTGAATCTTTGCTGGAGCTGGTAACGGGCTGGTTGCTGGTCTAATCCCAGCATTACAGTTTTGTATATGTTTCTTCAGACTTTCAACACTTTTTAACTTCTAGAACATGTAATTGGCATGTACAAACAAAACAATGGAGAACAGTTCAAAGTGCATGTCCTTACTGGGATGTGAGATCACACACTTTTGGTATCTTTAGGACTTGTTGATTGATTTGGTGCAGGCTAGTAGTTAACCCAATTTTCTGTTCTGCCCCGCTGGTGAACTCTTCATCGGTTTTTCAGTACTAAATAATAAGTATGCATCTTTGCCCGTTTTAGGAGGAGCTGGATGATATTATACGCTATGGATCAAAGGAGCTTTTTGATGACGAGAATGACGAATCTCGCCAAATTCATTACGATGAAGCTGCAATTGAGAGGTAAACACTTTCTTAGGCCCTTTTTGAATCTCCTAAGATAAGAAAAATGAGAATGATGTAGAAAAATGAGTGAGATGAGATCCAAGCACGGATTCTAGGATCCAACTATCTAGCCAAACCTTGCTATTTGAAGATTCTCACTATGCAAAGGCCATAATCACTATGAGAATGAGATCCAAACACCcctcattttttttctttatctAGAATCTAGATTATACATCACCATGTATAATCACTATGAGAATGGGATCCAAACATGGCCTTAACTTCACCTTGGAAAGTTATTTCGGGGATTATGCCTTTCTGATGTGAGGTTGTTTTAAGTATTACCAAATCTATGTAACAATTTACAAAATATACTGGAATCTGGAGATAATTTTGATCATGGTTGCAAACCTGGAATTTTTCATGACCATGGCAATAAATGGCAGTCTATACTCAATATCACCCTATACGCAAGAACAACATGAGCAGCATAATCGATTTTGTTTGTTTAATTCCATTTTCTTATGGAATTCTTTCTTTTCTCCTATTATTACAGTAATTCATAGTATGGATTCTGTCTTCATGCAGAGTATATGCAACACTAATCCCTTGTTTTTATGCCCCCAATTTTAGCTTCTTTGTTATGACTTAAAACTGTAGTGCTCTATGTTAGAGGAGGCAACTTTTTAATATTTCTGCACTGGCCTCACAGGTTGTTAGACCGTGATCAAGTTGATGGTGATGAATCTgtggaagatgaagaagaagatgaattcTTAAAAGGATTCAAGGTATTGAGGTCTTATTTCAATTATTCATTACAAGCATAATGCTTGAGGAGCTTCTTCATTTTAATTATCCTCTTGATATTTACTGTGGTTTACattgcttgttctttttcttgctTATTATGTGCACATGCATTCAATAAAGTGCACGTAATCTCTTCTTTGCACAATTATACTTGTGAGGCAGTGAGGTCTGACGGTCTATTGGGCCGGGTTCGGCAGTATGGCTAGGGTCAAGTAAGCCAGATGTTATGGATGTTGATCTGATCTGGATGGCCCTAACCCAAGCAGCCCGACATCAGCAAGCCGATAGGCGTCATCCAGACCACAAGGGCAGGGAGAGGAGGGACTGGGATAATAGATCTATAtcttcttgcttgattagatggATACATCTCCTTATATAGACAGGCTTACTTGACCCTAGCAAGAGActcttatctctaattaaccctaacactaatgggCCATACTGCCGAACCTGGCCCAATAAACCTAGCCGACTACTTATGACACCTATTCTTCCATTTCAAATATGCTATGCTACTCATAGCGCAATGCTATTTGTGTTTCATTTATTGTTGAAAATGCTGCATAATACAACTGCATCATGACTCATTTTTTTCCACTTGCGTTCTAAGTATTTGGCATATTCTAGCAAACAAAAAGAGTGTTCCTTTATTTAATCCAAAAGCAACACGATTCTCACTTCATGTATTACTCCATGCTAGGTTGCAAACTTTGAATACATCGACGAGAAAAAGGCTCAGgcagaaagagaggaggaggcacGCAGAAAGGCTGCAGCTGAGGCTGAAAACTCTGCAAGATTAAACTATTGGGATGAACTATTGAAGGATAGATACGATGTACAGAAAGTTGAAGAACATACTGCTATGGGAAAAGGGAAAAGAAGCCGCAAACAGGTGTAATTTCTAACCATTACCAACCATTGTTAACCTTGTGCCCTTTTTCATATCCTTTTTCCTTATTTTGCGATCTGCATTTGCTTCGAGGTTGGCAATAGACGCAATTTCATATTTGTTGGCAACTTACAGTATTTCACTTGTAAAAAATCTTTTAAACGCCATGTAGATACTGTAGGCCTTGTTTGGTGCTCATGTATCCACCTTAATCCATGTGTGTTGGGGTGGATTGACGTGGAATTTAAACTAAATTCCACACCAAACCACTCCAACACACATGGGTTGAGGTGGATACATGTGCAATCAAACATGGCCGTAATTGTAATTAAATTTTAGGAAACCATGCTTATACACCTAACTAGCATAACTGAAGCAACCAATCACTGTTGAGTGTTGACAATATGTATCAAAGCCAATAACTAATCTTGTCATGAAGATAATCTTGTCATGAAGATAAGCCAATAACTAGCATAACTGATGCAACCAATCACTGCCTTCTCATTGCATCCTGCGCTCCTTAAGATGGCTAACTGCCTCTTGTGTGCCACCCTGGACTCCATTGGCTTGGTTGCCTGGCCCATCTTTATAACTCTAATATCTCTATGCAACCAAATGCGCTAGCATTCCAAACTTACCAGGTCCTTCAGCATCATTATGGTTCAGCTGAAGACCCTTTTTGAGCTTCCAATCTTTGTATAATTTGTACAAATGTCCCAATGGATACCAAACACGTCCTAGCTGCTTTTAATTATATCACATCATAATCCTCAGAGGTAGTTTTTTCTACAGCACAGAGATCAGAATCAACACGACAGTTCATTTGTCTAAGCACAGCTTGTGTATTTTATTCCATTGAGAGGATCCTAGAGAAAGATACAGGATGTTTTGAGAGAAGACCCTATGTGGTTTAGAGGCAGAGTATTATACTGTGATGGTAGAACATAATAAATCCCCCCTAATATCTAATGCTCCAGTTTCTGGTATATATTGTGACTAaagtttgacaattttttttgtgAATTATTACTGTAAGACACTTCTGAATGGAGCTGTAATAGTTTTGCATGAAAGTAAGGAAGAATGTAGCTGTTGTTTGTATTTGTTTTGATGGCATAGTGCCATTAGTGCATTACCTCATAGCTAGTCATGACATCTACTACTCAGTGTGCTGTAATCTTCTGTTTGCGAAGGtaattcttttaaaattagttttgCATGACAATAAAGCAAAATATAGCCATTCTATATTAGATCTTTCTTGCTGTAACTGTAGAGTTTAATATACTACTGTCTGTTTGGCAATGTATTGTTTTTTAAATTTGATCAATTTGAACTTTAGAGTGACCATATACATTTTCAGTAACAGAAAAGACTGATGATCCTTGTTTCTTTTCTGCGTTTTGTGCAGATGGCTGCAGCTGATGAAGATGACATTGACTTAAGCTCCGAAGACGAGGATTACTCATTTGAGGATGACGTGTCAGATAACGACACAACTTTGCAAGGAAATGTTTCTGGGAAGAGGGGCCAATATTCTAAGAGAAAATCACGTAAGACAGTTATGTAAATACACTGCACTATGGAATATGGATTATTGCTACATTATGAATATTCTGTACTTATATACTTTGCCAACACATTGTCATTAGGTAATGTTGATTCTATTCCATTGATGGAGGGTGAAGGACGGACCTTGAGAGTTCTTGGATTCAACCATGCTCAGCGAGCAATGTTCCTACAGACACTCAATAGGTTAGTTATTGATATGCCTCTTGAACCTGTCTGTTCGTTGAGTGAATACCTTGAACGTATAGTTTATGTGCTGATGTTGACATGCTATTACATTGCATGATAAAGCAGGCGCACAGaaaattttgtttcatttgtaTCTCTTGTCCATGGGTACATTTTTATCAtggatttcttttttattttttgacaaTTGTCGGTTAGTGTTTACAATTTTATTACTCGTTTCTATAGCTGTGTGCTCTGACCTGTATCTTTGTCACCAAATTGTAATTTCTGATCCAGTTTTAAGCATCAAATATTTGCGCTGAGGCCATTGGCTATTCTCTAGTTGTACTATCAGACCAACATGAACGTGTACTGTATTCTCTTTTGTGGTCATAAATTTACCCCATGCAACATTGCAGATTCGGTTTTCAGAATTATGACTGGAAAGAGTATCTGCCCCGTCTTAAAGGAAAAAGTGTCGAGGAAATTCAGAGGTATGTGAAATGTGCTCTCCATATTTTATGACCCCAAATATTTTGAGTTGTAGACCAAATAGTGAGGAATCTGGGGCACAGTTTCGTAACTTAGGTGGACATTATGCACATCATTCTACATTTTATTGATTATCTCCTAGGTATACATACAATGAATTCGAATTTGTGCTTCGACGAAGAATTGATGAGATTGGTAACCGGATGTTCCTCACTTATGATAGTACACATATTTAGGCAAAGCCAACTGCTGGTAGTGAGAGTTTACACACCAATACGCTTGGTTGGGCCCATGCTTTGTTTATTATGTTGCAATTCTCTATAGCTATAGCACCCTTGTCAACAAGGAAAGATGTGACATCATCACATATGAAGCCAAATTAAGCAGGCAGTCACCAAAGTCAGACTATCTCTGAAGTGCTAGTAGCAAATTGTGCCAACAGTCACCGAAGGTAGACTACCTTTAGTGCTAATAGCAGGTGGCCATAGCTTAACCCCAGTGCTAGTAGCAAATTGAGCCAACAGTTACCAAAGCTCGCAGCTGAAGTAAGGGCCAGTTTAGCAGCACTCTGCTCCATGAGAGTTGGGTGGAGCACTGCCAAATGCCGCTGCTCCACCTCGGAAGTGCTCCCCCCTGTGCTCCAGTCTATTTGCATTATGGGTGGGGAGCAGAAAAAATCCGCTCCCTCTGCAGACTGCTCCACTTCCTGCTCCCCTCTCCACCGCCCACGCCGCTATCCACTGCACCTCTGCCTGCACAGCCCCTCTCTTGCTTGTTGACGGTGGCGTGGACCATGAGCTCTGAGCAGATCCATGGTGGTGATGGAAGAAGGCGGCGGGAGGGAGGCCAGATCCGCTGTGGCGAGGAGTGGTGCGCTTGGAGGATGTCGGCCCTGGCGAGCTGGAGCCGAAGCTGAGGGAAAAGCGCTGCCAAACACTGAAATCGGCAGGTGGGGAGCAACCCAAGCAGGAGCCTAAGGGAGCTGGGAGCTGGGAGCTGGGAGCTGGAGCTGCTGGGAGCTCATATATCTCTCTCATTAGAGCCCATAACCACAAGAATGTATAGGGTAGGCTTGTATAGCGCCCATTTAAGTCAAGTAGGCCTCTTCTAAATGGCTTCCCACCAAACAACCCAATTTTAGGCAATCCTTTTTGTGGAGATCCTGAAAGTGATTTATAGCAATAACCTTTGTGCAATTTATTGGCTTATTCTATAATATGTTCTTGCAGATATGCTGAACTTGTTATGGCACATCTTGTTGAAGAAATTAACGATTCTGAATGTTTCTCAGGTAATTGAGCTTAGTAATGGCTACTATAGTTTCTACCCATCCAATTCTTATCCTCCATATGCATGAATGCAGATGGCGTTCCAAAGGAAATGATGCGTGTTGATGATGTGCTAGTCAGGATAGCAAACATATCCCTTATCGAGGAGAAGGTACATGTGGCTTTCAGTTGTTATTGGCATCTTAACATGACTTAGAACTTAAAAGGAACTTATGAGCACCCTGATGATGCTCGATACAAACATGATTGTGCTGTATTTTTCTTGCGTAAAGTGCAAGTGTTGTCGAGAGCTGAACTTCAGTATTTCAACTTGTGTGTTCCTTTGAAGCCAGACCGTTCTTTGTCACAATTTGTAAGCATAGTATCTGTACGAGTTCATAGATTTTTGCAGCTTATAGAATTCCATTGATTACAATACCTTGATATAATTCTGCTATCAATGAGGCAACCTTTGTGTACTCTATTCTTTCTTACCTTTGTATTGTGGTTCCAGGTGTCTGCCACAGGACCAGGAAAAATTACAAACATCTTTCCTAATTATTTGCTCTATGAGTTCCAAGGCTTATCTGGTGGAAGAATATGGAAAGCGGAGCATGATCTACTGTTATTGAGAGGCATACTGAAGTATGTATCTGTTGGCATGTTGTCTTTGTTATACAATAAGCTTTACAAAATGACCCCTTCATGAAACTAGCAGTGGCTGGAACAGTTTCGTGGCAAGAGTAGCCTTAAAAAGTCAATGTTTAGACTTTACTCCTATGTCAGCAGGCGTGGCCTTGCAATGACAGAGCTGAGGTGTTTGGGTCACTTGTCGGTTGATGGATTATTAGTTTTTTAGTATGGTAGCAGTGGCTTGCATCTTGGCTCGAGTGGACATAGTGAGCCCAGAAGTTAGGGTTACCCTAATGGGCATCTTCTCACATAGCATGATAGCTTCCAGTCCAGGTGGTGCCTGTCCACTCAGTGCCCTAGTGATTTTCGAGACATCGAGTTGAGGAACACTGTTCAATTAAGGCAACAAATTCAgcttatcttgaatgttgaatAAGCAAGCTGAAGTATCACATGCAAACCAGATGAGCTCCACATTTGATTTGGTATCTAACTTAAATTATTTATTTTGATTCCATATGTTTAGAGACATTTACAATTGTAATCATGTTCCTAAATTATTTATTTTGATTCCATATGTTTAGAGACTTTTACAATTGTAATAATGTGAAACTGCTTAATGAAAGATGTAGGTTTTTAAGGGGTAAACTAGGAATACTTGACCTGAACAGCGAATGCCTTCAGTTGCTTTTATATACTTTTGTGTGTTCTCCTTGTGGATAGTGCATTCTTTACCAACTATTGTTCAACACTGTAGCAACACTATGTTTAAGGTATTAACACAATGCATTTGTTTTGCCTTCATTAGGCATGGATATGCAAGGTGGCAGTATATATCAGATGACAGAGAGAATGGGCTTTTTGAGGCTGCACGACGAGAGCTGAATCTCCCTTCGGCTAATGAAATAATTGGTGCTCAGTCGAACAACGAAGCAAATGTTAGCATGTGCTCACTATGTCCTTTCCTCCAAATTTCTAAGTGACGTGGACCCATTGCATTTCTTATTTCCTCCATTCCTTTTCCAGGGGAATTTGGAAGGTGCACAGGAAGGCCAGGTGAACTCAACAAGCATGTCCCATTACAAGGAGATCCAGAGAAAGATAGTTGAGTTCTTGAGAAAGAGATACCACCTTCTGGAGAGAGCCTTGAATTTGGAATATGCTGTGGTACAGTACTAGGCTTTTTCCCTGAACAGACATGCACTCAAAGCTCACATGGGAGTGCACAGTAGCTGTTCATGTAGTATCTTGCAGCATTTGTTAAAGcgtaccttttttttttcttgcagaTAACGAAAAAAATTCCTGTTCCTGATGATATTACTGAACAAGGTGTTCCAGCAGGACATGTTCCACTTCTTCCAGATATCAGTGAACTGTTGCGGGAATTGCCCAATCTTGAGCCAATTTGTAAGTGATCTATTCCTTCTCTCCATGGATGCAGGAAGAGAGTCACATAGTGGCATAGAACATGCTCGGGCAGATGCTCACGATTTTAATCATGTGGCATGCATGGCTCgtcttactccctctgtccttaaatatctgtcgttttcacttcccgagaaacaactttgactaaatatatattaaaaatattaatatttatggtacataattagtatcattggaaagatctttgaatctagttttttaataaatttatttggagatacaaatgttgtacgtattttctacaaattgaggccttgtttggatccatggggctaaagtttagcccaccCCTTTTAGTCACCTTTTATCCCTCATGGATCCAAACAGGAGGGCTAAAAGTgggggctaaactttagcccacccCTTTTCCATTAGCCCCTCCAAGGTGGGCTAAAGAGGGCTAAAAGTGGTCCCCTCATGACACAAGATGCATATTGCCCCCACCCACCCTTTTTTAGTCCTGTGCATGAGTATTAATTAGGGGCAAATGGGTCATGGTAGGGTACATGGCTAATCTTTAGCCCTTTGATCCAaacagccccatgggctaaactttagccccttcaTTCTAAGGGCTAATCTTTAGCgttgggctaaagtttagcctcATGGATCTAGACAGGGCctgagtcaaacttgtggcacgcaCACCAACggcgacagttatttagggacggagggagtatgtactAAAGCATCTCTAAAGATGTGATGTTGACATATACTCTGAGGTTTGCTCATTGTTTGTTTTGATAACTGGGATCCTCATTTCCAGCTACCAATGAAGTGGCTCCCGAGGGCACAGCTGGTCAGTCACAAGTTCCCCATCTTTACAATAAGGTGCGTAAGCGCAATGGCACAAGTTTTCATGGGTCATGAGTGAACACATCATTTGTTTTCCTCGATATGACCAGACTGTGTATGCTCTGCAGATGTGTGGAGTGCTTGAAGAGAGTGGTGGTTCTGCGATAAGTTCGTTCTTTGGAGACAAGTCTGCATCTTCTAGTTTGGCCAATAGCCTTCGTCAGTTTGAAACTGTGTGTGAGAATGTTATTGAGGCCCTGCGACCCCAACAAAATGGTACTGCCAGTGCCATCAAAGAGGAAGTGGTAGATGCAGCCACCAAAGCAGCTGCCGTGCCTGCGCAAGATTCAAGTCATGAGGCAGCGAATGGGGCCAAGGCGGACATGGAAATCGATGGTTGATTTGTAGGTGCCAGAGTGGTAGGAAAGGGAATTCCCGCTAATCACTATGTATACTGTGGTCAGAATGTATGGTATTGTAACATTAAGGAAAGCACCTCCAGGCCTGACGGTGTTACTGCTAACGCCTTTggttttcttcttgtccttgtagTATGCATACACATTCGGAACTTCACATATGCTTCATGCAGCCATTTTGTGCGGTGATCACTGCCCCGTTCATACATCCTGTTGTGTTGTACCATGCCTGTCTATTGATGCCTGTTGACAAGCATCCGAGAATTGTGACGTTAAATAGTTGACCACAAGAAGTTCGTTGGAAGGGACGAAAGAGCTCGTCAAATCAACATCGACCAATCATAAACATAACAGGTCCGAGGTGTCACCTCTACCAAACGGCACCTGGATCGACGGGGCCCACTGGGATCCTATGAATGATTGAACCTTTTTTTGAAACAAGAATGATTGAACTTTTTAATCGGTCATTCCTCCCGTCGTGTTTGTCTCCTCCGTCGATCAACTACGCGACGCAGCTTGTAGCTGACAGCACCAGAGAGAAAGGTTGCCGGACATGGAAGAAGCGGCAGGCCGCGAGCGCCCGCCGTGGCGCTGCACGGTGGCCGTGCAGGCCGCGCGCTGCCTCGCGCTCTACGCGGCCTTCAGCCTCGGCGAGCCGCAGCTCATCCCGCGGGGCGGTGGCACGGGTGGGGTGGACGCACTCGGGCGGGGCTCGCGCGGCGGCGCCTTCCTCAGCGTCTCTAGCGGCGCGCGGGGACCCATCGAGCAGGCGAGGCAGGTGCGCGCGTTTGCACTCACTCATCCACCCCCACACTCCGGGATGTCTTCGCTCCATGCGCACCTTCCGGCGTCTGGTTCCGTTCGTGGAGTGGTGTTCTTCATGACTTCATTTGGCTTCCTCTCATCCCCTGTCTGCGATTTGGCATTGCCCCCTTTCCCATTTGCTTCGTGATGTGCGGGATTTTCTCAGAGCCCCTTTGGTCGACCTCACCTCGTCTTCTGTTAGCAACCTGCTACTGCATCGTAGAGAATAGGAGGGAATcggaggaagtagtagaatcttAGGGTatggagaggaagaagaggaacaaTAAGAGGGAAGAGTTCTGGGAAGGGAGATAACCTGTTGGTTAATTATTTCTGTAATGTTTCATCCCCTTCTCGTTGCTGACCCTTACATATGGAATCTCCCATCCAATGTCTAGACTGGGCTCAAGGCCCA
The nucleotide sequence above comes from Miscanthus floridulus cultivar M001 chromosome 18, ASM1932011v1, whole genome shotgun sequence. Encoded proteins:
- the LOC136521450 gene encoding CHD3-type chromatin-remodeling factor PICKLE-like, giving the protein MSSLVERLRVRSERRPRYALDESDDDLPLRAVAGKGKDRQNDAPAERIEREDAKEEACQRCGKSDNLVSCSTCTYAFHRKCLVPCLNITSDKWSCPECVSPLTEMERILDIEVLEAPREDSSSTEPRSKKMERYLIKWKGLSYIHCSWVSEKEYSEAANIHPRLRTRLNNFRRQKEAMKKEAERSGEDIVAIRPEWTTVDRILASRKNSVGEREYYVKWNELTYEECTWENESDISAFQPEIERFNEIQSRRKKSGDKGKATREPRQFKEQSPTFLSGGTLHPYQLEGLNFLRYSWFHNKRVILGDEMGLGKTIQSIAFLASLFEDKFGPHLVVAPLSTLRNWEREFATWAPQMNVVMYFGAAASRDIIRKHEFYYPKEKLKKLKKKKSSPSNEEKKQSRIRFDVLLTSYEMINMDSNVLKNIEWECLVVDEGHRLKNKDSKLFGQLKDYNTKHRVLLTGTPVQNNLDELFMLMHFLEGESFGSITDLQEEFKDINQDKQIEKLHGMLKPHLLRRFKKDVMKELPPKKELILRVELTSKQKEYYKAILTKNYEVLARRNGGHTSLINVVMELRKLCCHGFMIDEPDFEPADPEEGLRRLLDSSGKMQLLDKMMVKLKEQGHRVLIYSQFQHMLDLLEDYLSYRKWSYERIDGKISGAERQIRIDRFNAKNSTRFCFLLSTRAGGLGINLATADTVIIYDSDWNPHADLQAMARAHRLGQTSKVMIYRLVSRGTIEERMMQLTKKKILLEHLVLGRLTKANNVNQEELDDIIRYGSKELFDDENDESRQIHYDEAAIERLLDRDQVDGDESVEDEEEDEFLKGFKVANFEYIDEKKAQAEREEEARRKAAAEAENSARLNYWDELLKDRYDVQKVEEHTAMGKGKRSRKQMAAADEDDIDLSSEDEDYSFEDDVSDNDTTLQGNVSGKRGQYSKRKSRNVDSIPLMEGEGRTLRVLGFNHAQRAMFLQTLNRFGFQNYDWKEYLPRLKGKSVEEIQRYAELVMAHLVEEINDSECFSDGVPKEMMRVDDVLVRIANISLIEEKVSATGPGKITNIFPNYLLYEFQGLSGGRIWKAEHDLLLLRGILKHGYARWQYISDDRENGLFEAARRELNLPSANEIIGAQSNNEANGNLEGAQEGQVNSTSMSHYKEIQRKIVEFLRKRYHLLERALNLEYAVITKKIPVPDDITEQGVPAGHVPLLPDISELLRELPNLEPISTNEVAPEGTAGQSQVPHLYNKMCGVLEESGGSAISSFFGDKSASSSLANSLRQFETVCENVIEALRPQQNGTASAIKEEVVDAATKAAAVPAQDSSHEAANGAKADMEIDG
- the LOC136521451 gene encoding uncharacterized protein isoform X3, which translates into the protein MEEAAGRERPPWRCTVAVQAARCLALYAAFSLGEPQLIPRGGGTGGVDALGRGSRGGAFLSVSSGARGPIEQARQMETIAKAYEVKFVLDVAQLGEDDPLWQNGSMYFQALNIPWNGQQLPLFFFMGGQSVTF
- the LOC136521451 gene encoding uncharacterized protein isoform X2, translating into MEEAAGRERPPWRCTVAVQAARCLALYAAFSLGEPQLIPRGGGTGGVDALGRGSRGGAFLSVSSGARGPIEQARQMETIAKAYEVKFVLDVAQLGEDDPLWQNGSMYFQALNIPWYSTGTVSSCPCFFLWADSR